GGTAAAAGGGAAAATAGGAAAATCCCTTATCCTCCTAATGGGGCGTGGGTGGTTTGAAAAGATATGTCTCGTACGGAGAAGTCTCTTTGCTTTTACTCCACAGTCAAACAAAAGACAGCTGTGAAAGTTGAAGGACAAAAACAGCTGGTACCCGGAGCTGCACTGACCATAACTGCAGTTTCTAGGTTATACACTGACATTGTTGATACAACAGGAAGGATTGCCTCATCATTTCCTCATTTTCGGAGATAAGAGTCTGTCATCTTTGGTCAGAAATGATCTTTAATACTTAAATCAGTCATTGTAAAATGCATGACAACAATTCACTTGCAATCATTTACTTCAATGCACCTGTGAACAACGGTGTCAAACAGTTTGAACGAACAAAGTGGTTCAGTTTCTGTTcccacaatttaaaaataaatatgtcttcTGCCATTGTATACTGTTATTCTTTCTATCCTTACAAAATACAGTATACAGCAGCGTGAATACTGTATGTTATTGGTGGAGTTTTGGCCTATAATCAAATTGTGGTAGAAGGCTGTAAGTAAGGAAAGagttcacacaaacacagtaacCTCAAGAGAGTGAGGGAAGTTAAAACATGGTCTTCATGCCTGTTGAACACAGGCATTACACAACATTGATGAACTGAAAGCATATACTGTAAGTAAATGGTACAGTAAACTCATTATCTTCTCAATCTCtcagtgcaaaaaaaaaggaaaatcaaacaGATGCCACAGTTTGTTACAAATGTTCAAATACATACATGTTAAAATACTTCAGATTTCTGTAATAGATTTCCCACTATTTTTCAGAATCTTCACTGGCTTTAAGGGCTGTGTTTTTATACACCAAAGCGATGTCATGGTTATTTTTCCGCTGTGTTTGGGAACGTTCAGGTGTCTGGCTGCTCGTTGTCTGTCTTGTTGCTGTCAGAACAGACATCATTTTGGACCGATAGTGGTCCCCAGCCAGGAAATACAGGATTGGGTCAATACAGCTGTTGATGCTGGCCAGAGGCCTTGTGATCTTGTAAGTAAAGTTAACAATGTTGAGGGTTTCACAGTCAAGATTTAACACACGGGAGGTGTAGTAGAGCGTCCTTGTGATGTGAAATGGAACGAAACTCAAAGcaaacaccaccaacaccacgATGATGAGTCTAATGGACTTCTGATGTGAGGCGGTGCGTTGACGGCTGGAAGATAATCCCTGTCTGGCTCGGCACAGGGTCCGCGCCATCAGGAAGTAACACACCATAATGACCAGGAATGGGACCCCAAATAGCAGCACCATTACCACAGAGCTGTAGTCCACATACTCCTCAAAGGACGCCTGGCTGGTGGTGTCATGGCACAGGGTGTCATTGTCCCTTCTGGAGGTGGTGACGAAGATGAGGTTGGGCACCAGGCACACGCTCACCACAGCCCACACTATGCCGCATACCAAGTGGGCATGGCGGGACTTCACGAGGGTCAGCGCCTTGATTGGATGGCAGATACCCAAGTAACGGTGCACGCTGAtgcaggtgaggaggaggatgctgCAGTAGAGGTTTGCATAGAAGAGGAAGCGCACTATTTTGCAGGCGGCCACTCCAAAGGGCCAGTGACTGCGGTTGGCGTAGTAGTAGATCAAGGTTGGCAGGGAAAGGACGTACAGGAAGTCAGACAGGGCGAGGTGGAACATGAACACGGTGCTGGGGTTCCACGGGCGCATCTTAAGGAACAACCACAGAGCAGTAGCATTGAGGACGAAGCCCACCACAAACACCAGACTGTAGGACACAGGGAGCAGGATGTATTTGAACTCCTCGTCAAAGCGACAGCTCGAGTTGAATATTGTGGTGAACACCGACGACTGGTTGTGCGATGCAGGGCTTCTCATGATTGTCTCCATTGTGATGCAACTTCTCAGCGTAGCACTTTCAAGGCAGCAGGTGACCGATCCttcaaaacaagagaaaaactcTGTGACTTCTCCTTCATTAAACTCAAGCATGTAGTCAAGGGTGATCTGGctctttttaatttgtgttgttCTGTCTGAGTTTTCTTGTTGAGTTCTGAGTTTGTGTACTCAtatatgtattaatgtacatGCCTATTGTGTGTGGTCTCTTGTGTATTGTTTGTTGAGTTGTATGtttttgaaaggaaaatatgtgtataaattaaaaacaaaactaaatgtgttgaatatttGATTACTATTCCTAAGTGAATGTTGGTACTTTTTCCTGACTTTATAATACTCTGCTTGGTTGTAAATTTAAGTAGCAGTACTAGTACTAAAGACATAGTATTTCTTGTGGTTGGATAATGCATACTGTATTTAACTAAAAGTAGTAAGGccacagtgtaaaaatactatGTCTTTAATACTATGTTACTTTAATGTCTAATCAAGCGAAgtattaaaagagaaaaacacatgaaaaagtACCAACATTCACACCAAGAATAGTCCCATGGCGTgttaataatagtaatacaacAATATAGGAGGCTTGATATTGTATTCCTATAGTTGTTACTATAAATGCATGTAAGTTGAACCTGATGCAGTAGGACTCGGAGGTGATATTGGAGCTATTCCTACTGTTAAATAACGTCTAACCAAGTGTAACCATTAACTAGCTCTAAAAGGAAAGTATGCTTCAACTTTTCACTTTTACCTATAGTGGAGTAGAGGTAAAGCGATAAAGCGAATACTGTTCTAAGCCCCTCAAaagtacttaaataaataaaagcacttacTTGccaacattgtttgtttttaccacAATCATTATCCACCTCGGTCACACAAACATTGTAACCGAGTTATCGTGACACAGCGGATACTCACCCCAAACGGGATCCTAAACACTGCGCTGGTGTCAGGCTGCTGTTGAGCACTTCTTCTTAACTTTTCAGCCGGGAACCACTAGCTGCTCCTCTCGCTCCGTCGTCTTCTTCAGCCGTCCAGCGGGAGCACATGGGTTACGCACTAAAAGTTATTTTTCGGTGTAAGTGTTGTGGGGTTACATGGCAGCGCAGCTGTGCACTGAGCGCAGGACACATGGAGAGCATACAAACACTAACATGAGGCTGAAATGGGAAGTCACATTGCCGAGTGGACAAAATTACCGCCCCAAAACAGCCTCAGTGAGTAAACCACTTTCAATTTGATGTTCCTCGTACAACTGTTGAGATGAttcacacattaacacaacTCCATTATTTTACTTGAGGCGTTTGCATTTCTTCTTGTAGCAGCTCCTTGTGTCTCTCCTAAAAACTACTTAACCCTCCTTCATGTCTTTAAAAATCCTCATTCtggattaaaatgtgtgtagCAATTCAAAGATCATTTCACAACAGTTCAGGTATATATTATCCCTTCTTAAATGTATGGGTTGGCATTAATGCAACACAGTATAATCCATCTAAACGAAGTATAAACTGGACTCAGCACTGCCTCAAGCCACAATGTAAAATACTAATCACATAGTAACACCCCATATAAGACACTAGGAACCAGCACTATATACAGGTTTACTATTGAGCACTGAATGCATAACTCAATTGCTATATTGCTACTTTAAATTAACTACTATACCAAAACCTCATTATGAGCCTGACACCCACTGGTTGattagaaagagagaaaatcaGTGCCCTTTAGGGTGCCCTTTAACAGAGAAAACAAGATGGCCAATCGTATGCCTCTGGTGCCCTTTTTGTCCCGCCCCTGCCCCTTGGAGAGCCTCAGTTGGCAACTGCTTATTCCCATGACAACACTTAATGGCACTCAATGCTGCAATGCTATATAAGTTTGCACAGCTGTACAGTAcagctgtatttaaaaaagcaacatttgctCTATGGAGCTGTGAGGGATCTACTGAATCATCTCTCCAGTTATATTTGTCTTCTCAGGCTTTTCTGTAAGATTCACGTGACAAGGCGTGGATTTATAAAGCCTGGTCATAAAGAAATTTAAGTAAGGATGAGCAATGATTGTGTGACcgataaaaaagaaagataaagataGACAGCTGAGATGTGGCAGTTACTTAATAAGTTACTAAAAAACTAAAGTTTAATTGACCCACAGTTGCAAACGTGGTCCTATATAACTTCACTCCAATGACCCAGAGACTATAAACACATTAGGATGGAATTATCCTTTTATGGTCTACATTCAGTtagatgaaagaaaacacaatataactCTGTTCATGTGCAAAGGCATTTTATAATGGCTTGGGAAATGAGGAGGGAAAATAACATatctaaaatactttaaatccTTCACCCTGTTCAAGGATGCAGCAAGaacatatgtgtatatgtaaGGGGTGCTTAATGGTAGCAGTGTGAGTTTCTGTGCCGTGTCCATGAACTGTTTGGGTTTCTGTGGTTAAGATGTCAGGAATGTGAGTAGGCAGACAATGCCGGTTCTTCATCTGTAACCCACTCAAAGCACATTTACAGACAGAATTAAATATGTACACAAAGAGTCAAAGCTAAATTCATCAGATTGTGAATGAAATTGTTgatattaatttgttttttctaaatcccTTTATTTCCCCCGCCTCTCCAGAATGAGCACATTATTACCTTACCTTGCAGAATGAGGGATGATTTTAAAACTCGTTTGTTTGGTCCTTTAGGTTACATTGAAAAGGGTGCAGAATTTACATTTCACTAAAGTGTAAGACATTACATATTTCCaattttaaaagacaaatatttatattttcatcgATGCTTTTGGAGAGGGTAATTTTTCTTTATGTTATGATAATTATATGAAGAAGACTATTTTTATATCTGGAAAACAATCAAGCCTAGTTAAATTATAATTCATGAAAACATACTGCTGCTTAATAACGGACCAAATGCACAACATTCCCTGCCTGTCAGCGCAGAGCACACTCACgaattaaaacaaatcctaCAGTCAGGAACTGGTTAAAAACAGAGTTACAGAACTGTAATCATGACACCAACTGGTCATTATTTGTGTACTTGAGTCAATGCTTTAAGcattttgtgtatgtgtgtgtgttgtcataGATGTTTTTGTTGCCTATTTTATTTGCTGATTCAACAATTCTAAACTAAATGATGActtatattataaatatctatctaGAAACTGGTTTGGGAAGTTAGCTCTAGCTAAATGAGTgtgtctttaaataaacaaatacatacaattaaaCAAACTGTTTCAATCTAAACTGTCTGATTCATtaaacatgtacatttaaaatcaacaaatcATAAAGTTTCACCccttttctttgatttgtaCATTGCTGAAAAATACCAGGGTGATAACATCAGTAGTCAGTAAACTTCCAGAGGACAGAGGGATGTGTTTGGTCATGCCCTAATGAGTAACTTCAGCTGAGGACTACAAgcaaaaaacacagacactcacacacagagaggaataTGTAGGAGTTATTTTAGGATGAGATCAAGGTTGTCTCATCTATTTGTGCTGTGCTCTATATTTACCTGAGCTGACAAATACACTTTCACATGTTTGTTCATGGACATTATCTGAGTCACAACTGTAATCTTATATTAACACTGGGATATCATGGTCAGTAATTCAGTCTTAGACATTTCTTTTATAGGCATTTTCCAACTAGAACCTATAAAACACttgttcatttataaaaatgtggaTAAACCTAGCTGTTAGAAAAGTGTATTGGTTATGGCATAGTTGGAAGTTAAAGAGAAGCTTAATATTTTCAGCTTTGATTTGCCAAGTATTATGGCAATTAAGACCATTAAATAGGCTTTACCATAGATCTATGTGACATTAAACAACATATAAGCAGCATTAGTGCAATGAATTAGAACAGATTTGAATTGTTTCTCGGTTTCCAGCCCCCACCCCCCGCAGCATGAAATAACACTTGTGATGCTTAGTGACAGCCAAGAGTTGCTTTATGcactttacttaaaaaaaaaaaaaaaagggtgcaCATAACATGCACAGTGGATATTGGTACCGATTAAGTGACATGATAGCAACAGTAGGAGACAGTAAACAAATTAGATAAGCTATGTCCTTCTAAACCAACTTTACAGACAATGTTCCAGTAGATATGTACAGCTATCGATTTTATGCTCCATAGGTTTAATAGCGGGCTTTTACCATCCAGGATCCAGGCTCAATAATAGCAGagtaaaggaaaacacacagtaaaagGGATGAAGGTGAATGGTAAACACTAGCAGTGAGTGAACACTGAAAATTGAAGGACTATATTTTCATAGTCATTGAAAATCCATTAAACATGAAATCAATACCATGatcaatatttgtttatgtgtgagtAACTCGAGATACGCGTCAACGCTTCCTGTCATACCACCCACAGTTTTCTTTATGTGTCATGGATTGATGGCTATAAGCAGACTGTGCAATGAGTATTTTCTGCGTCATGTTCCCTTCACTGTATTGACAAACTAAGGGAACAGTATTAATCcagtaaataaaaagtaaagtcCAGCTGATGTGATTGAGTTTTGAtcagtctgtctgtcctttCAGATCTTGGTTATAACAGTCTTTCCAGTTTCTAAATGAGCAAGCTCTGTACCAGCAATAtaatttttatttcagttccagTTCCTGGGCAGGTTGTCAAGGATCCTGCGCCGATGTGAAGGGTTTGTCACTCCTGCGGCGCATAAATCCTCCTCAGTTATACcactgcagagaggaaaaatgGCACGAAATCAAACCAAAACCgaaatcaaaatcaaacaaaacttaAATTGTTAAATACTTTGTTTGCAAGGTTCCTGTAATCAACaccagatttattttcagatgtgtGCCTCAGTGAGGCTCTAACTGACATGTTCAGTCATCTCATTTAAGTTGAGGGTGACTGTCACATGCACGCTGGTAATTTGATCAGGCCTACATGTGACTATTGCAAGTGTCTCGTTACCACCGAGGTTATCTGTACAGACAAATATATCTCTGAGTACGCACAGGAAGCCGCAATATTTGTGTCTGAAGGTGAAATGCATAAGTAAATAAGTACAGTTTGTGAACCATGTTATTGGAAACACTTCTACCTGAAGTAATCCAGATCATCCCAGCCATTGAGGCTGAGTCCCAGGGTGTATTTCTGCAGACCAAGGGCACTGAGAAGCTCCCGGACGGTTTCTGGGGCACATTGAAGGACGGAGACCTGTGTTGAGAAAGCAGACGTTTTA
The DNA window shown above is from Eleginops maclovinus isolate JMC-PN-2008 ecotype Puerto Natales chromosome 23, JC_Emac_rtc_rv5, whole genome shotgun sequence and carries:
- the p2ry4 gene encoding P2Y purinoceptor 4, whose translation is METIMRSPASHNQSSVFTTIFNSSCRFDEEFKYILLPVSYSLVFVVGFVLNATALWLFLKMRPWNPSTVFMFHLALSDFLYVLSLPTLIYYYANRSHWPFGVAACKIVRFLFYANLYCSILLLTCISVHRYLGICHPIKALTLVKSRHAHLVCGIVWAVVSVCLVPNLIFVTTSRRDNDTLCHDTTSQASFEEYVDYSSVVMVLLFGVPFLVIMVCYFLMARTLCRARQGLSSSRQRTASHQKSIRLIIVVLVVFALSFVPFHITRTLYYTSRVLNLDCETLNIVNFTYKITRPLASINSCIDPILYFLAGDHYRSKMMSVLTATRQTTSSQTPERSQTQRKNNHDIALVYKNTALKASEDSEK